The Dethiosulfovibrio peptidovorans DSM 11002 genome has a window encoding:
- a CDS encoding CvpA family protein, producing MNIGLAIDLIFLFVTVIFAVKGMLRGLMGEVISLVATVGGLVLAFRLADQGAAFLTEAFDGLSLPAGKVISMVVVFVVVVLLGALLTRVCRAFLTITSLTFLDRMLGLAAGCVKSVALLLVLFVLISMVKPLVPQEVLKQSRSMILAAIIWPHVAPYAAKSGLLPDEGSSYPVDTGDI from the coding sequence CGGTCATTTTCGCTGTCAAGGGAATGTTGCGAGGTCTTATGGGAGAGGTCATCTCCCTGGTCGCCACGGTGGGAGGTCTGGTCTTGGCTTTTCGCCTGGCCGACCAGGGCGCCGCTTTTCTGACGGAGGCTTTCGACGGTCTATCCCTTCCCGCCGGCAAGGTGATATCCATGGTGGTAGTCTTCGTCGTGGTCGTCCTTCTGGGTGCTCTGTTGACCAGGGTATGCAGGGCTTTCCTGACCATTACATCCCTCACCTTTCTGGATCGAATGCTGGGACTGGCCGCCGGGTGCGTTAAGTCGGTAGCCCTTCTATTGGTCCTCTTCGTACTGATCTCCATGGTGAAACCTCTGGTTCCCCAGGAAGTTTTAAAACAGAGTCGTTCGATGATTTTGGCCGCAATAATATGGCCTCACGTCGCGCCCTATGCGGCTAAGAGCGGGCTTTTGCCCGATGAAGGGAGTTCCTATCCCGTCGATACGGGGGATATCTGA